The window ATTATGATGGGTGCTGTTATTAACATTGGAGCGGTCATCGGAGAAGAATCAATGATTGATATGAACGCTGTGTTAGGCGGACGCGCGACTGTCGGGAAAAAGTGTCATGTTGGTGCAGGTGCCGTTCTGGCGGGGGTAATTGAGCCACCATCAGCTCAACCGGTTATATTGGAAGATAATGTTCTTATCGGTGCAAACGCCGTTGTATTAGAAGGTGTGCGTATTGGTGAGGGTGCAGTTGTGGCTGCAGGAGCGGTTGTTATTGAGGATGTTGCACCACATACAGTGGTTGCTGGTACCCCTGCTCGTGAAATCAAGAAAATTGATGAAAAAACAAAATCAAAAACGGAAATTATTCAAGGGCTTCGTCAACTATAAAGTTTGGAGCTGAAAGCGTGGGTCCAAGGGTCCACGTTTTTTCTAGTTAAGAGAGGAGATGGATAAAATGACCTTACATCCTTTTGTAGAAATAAGAAGAGAACTTCATCAAATACCAGAACTAGGATTTCAGGAATTTAAGACCCAAAAATACCTGTTAGATTACCTAAATACCCTTCCAAAAGAAAGAATCGAAATAAGGACTTGGGAAACAGGACTTGTTGTGAGAGTGAAAGGAAGCTCGGCTAATAAAACAATAGCCTATCGAACAGACATAGATGGATTACCAATATCAGAAGAAACGGAACTGCCTTTTCATTCTCAACACCCTGGCAATATGCATGCCTGTGGCCATGATTTTCATATGAGTATAGCATTAGGAGTCCTAACGCATTTTGTGGAAAATCAAATCGATGATCATTTAGTATTTATTTTTCAACCAGCAGAAGAGGGTCCTGGTGGGGCTGAACCGATGTTAAACTCTAATGTATTGGATGGATGGGAGCCAGATATGATTATGGCACTCCATATTGCTCCTGAATATCCTGTTGGAACAATCGCAGTAAAACCTGGTCTTCTTTTCGCTAATACGTCGGAATTATTTATCGATTTAAAAGGAAAAGGAGGACACGCTGCTTATCCACATCAAACCATTGATATGGTTTTAGCTGCATGTACATTAGTAACACAGCTACAATCTGTCGTTTCCAGAAACGTTGACCCATTAGATAGTGCGGTTATCACAATTGGGAAAATAGCGGGGGGTACTGTTCAAAACATAATTGCCGAAAGAGCGCGTTTAGAAGGTACAATCCGCACCCTCTCGGCAGAATCGATGGAAAAAGTACAGGCAAGGGTTCAAGCCATTGTAAATGGCATAGAAGTTGGTTTCCAATGTCAAGCCAAGGTTGATTTTGGCGCAATGTATTATCAAGTATATAATCATCACGAATTAACCTTAGAGTTTATGGACTTTGTTGCAAACCATACGGATATGAAGGTCGTAGAATGTAAGGAAGCCATGACTGGAGAAGATTTTGGATATATGTTAAAGGATATTCCTGGTTTCATGTTTTGGTTAGGCGTGGAGTCTGAATATGGACTTCATCATTCAAAATTACTTCCAAATGAAAAAGCAATAGAGGAAGGAATCGCAGGGATCATAAATTATATTAATTTTAAAGGAAATCGTTGATAGGACAAGGCTGTTCATTTGGGTTTTATGTATAGGTAATGATAAAATATAGCTGAAACCGCGTGTGAATTGGCACCCTTTTGACTAATAAACAGTTTAAGAACCATAGATAGAGGGAAAACCATGTAATGGTGCTTTTTTTACCTTTATTATAATTAATACTTTATTAAATTTATTATAATTTAATATTGACTAAAAATAAAAAAGCTAATATAATAAAAAATGTGAACAGGGTATACATGAGGGTACAATCCTCATTGAATTTAAAATTGGAGGGATTTTTGATGTCAGAACGTTTAGTAGGGAAACAAGCTCCACGCTTTGAAATGGATGCT of the Bacillus sp. 1NLA3E genome contains:
- the dapD gene encoding 2,3,4,5-tetrahydropyridine-2,6-dicarboxylate N-acetyltransferase; the encoded protein is MKMMDANEIISFIQNSKKSTPVKVYLKGDLDDINFGENARTFINGNSGVVFGEWSEINEVIESNQAKIEDYIVEDDRRNSAIPLLNTKNIKARIEPGAIIRDHVEIGDNAVIMMGAVINIGAVIGEESMIDMNAVLGGRATVGKKCHVGAGAVLAGVIEPPSAQPVILEDNVLIGANAVVLEGVRIGEGAVVAAGAVVIEDVAPHTVVAGTPAREIKKIDEKTKSKTEIIQGLRQL
- a CDS encoding N-acetyldiaminopimelate deacetylase, with translation MTLHPFVEIRRELHQIPELGFQEFKTQKYLLDYLNTLPKERIEIRTWETGLVVRVKGSSANKTIAYRTDIDGLPISEETELPFHSQHPGNMHACGHDFHMSIALGVLTHFVENQIDDHLVFIFQPAEEGPGGAEPMLNSNVLDGWEPDMIMALHIAPEYPVGTIAVKPGLLFANTSELFIDLKGKGGHAAYPHQTIDMVLAACTLVTQLQSVVSRNVDPLDSAVITIGKIAGGTVQNIIAERARLEGTIRTLSAESMEKVQARVQAIVNGIEVGFQCQAKVDFGAMYYQVYNHHELTLEFMDFVANHTDMKVVECKEAMTGEDFGYMLKDIPGFMFWLGVESEYGLHHSKLLPNEKAIEEGIAGIINYINFKGNR